A DNA window from Mesoplasma coleopterae contains the following coding sequences:
- a CDS encoding uracil-DNA glycosylase, which produces MNSKWNSLLTNKNLSKRIEELLNKAYETKKTIYPLREDCLRLFDLISPKEVKVVIIGQDPYHNPKQANGIAFSANNEIKTPKSLINIFKELDSDLNIKHYDNNDLSGWVKQGVLLINTCWTVIENNPGSHAKLGWQEIVSDILSNLNKNNPNLVYCLWGNYAKGVYEKLEFKTSNVISSAHPSPFSYLKGFKETKPFSKINAILLNNDLEPIDWSK; this is translated from the coding sequence ATGAATAGTAAATGAAATAGTTTGCTAACAAACAAAAATCTTTCAAAAAGAATTGAAGAATTATTAAATAAAGCTTATGAAACTAAAAAAACTATTTATCCATTAAGAGAAGATTGTTTAAGGTTATTTGATCTAATATCCCCAAAAGAAGTTAAAGTTGTTATTATTGGTCAAGATCCATATCATAACCCTAAACAAGCAAATGGAATTGCTTTTAGTGCTAATAATGAAATTAAAACACCTAAAAGTTTAATTAATATTTTTAAAGAGTTAGACAGCGATTTAAATATTAAACATTATGACAATAATGATTTAAGTGGTTGAGTTAAACAAGGTGTTTTATTGATAAATACTTGTTGAACAGTAATTGAGAATAATCCTGGAAGTCATGCTAAACTAGGTTGACAAGAAATAGTTAGTGATATTTTAAGTAACTTAAATAAAAATAATCCAAATTTAGTTTATTGTCTATGAGGTAACTATGCGAAAGGTGTTTATGAAAAATTAGAGTTCAAAACGTCAAATGTAATCAGCTCAGCTCATCCATCACCATTTAGTTATCTAAAAGGTTTTAAAGAAACAAAGCCTTTTTCAAAAATAAATGCAATTTTGCTTAATAATGATTTAGAACCAATAGATTGGTCTAAATAA
- a CDS encoding 3'-5' exoribonuclease YhaM family protein: MKKINELNNTVSSTDLVVRLEKVIVSTATNGSSYLILNLSDKTGRVEARKWTVTDEDKQLLQPNAFVLFKNAAVNEFRGVLQLKVSEYSILSEDDLNHFGLEGKDFFIEAPINIEKNYAELMTILEGLTNQTYRDLTIGLIKKYEKEFLTYPAAMSIHHNVKGGLFWHSFTLVKNALALKPSYAYASIDWELLICGAILHDIGKVIEIIDPTGTDYSLQGKVIGHISIGNTELNKIAEELKIYKDEQGNINESLTLLQHMIIASHGKKEYGSPTEPVIIEAIMLSMFDDLDAKVFKINDELNKVEHKTWTPRIISVDGKMFYKHKK; the protein is encoded by the coding sequence ATGAAAAAAATAAATGAATTAAATAACACAGTGTCTTCAACTGACTTAGTTGTTAGATTAGAAAAAGTTATTGTTTCAACAGCAACTAATGGCTCATCGTATTTAATTTTAAATTTATCAGATAAAACTGGTAGAGTAGAAGCTAGAAAATGAACTGTAACTGATGAAGATAAACAATTATTGCAACCAAATGCTTTTGTTTTATTCAAGAATGCTGCTGTGAACGAATTTAGGGGCGTATTGCAGCTTAAAGTAAGTGAATATAGTATTCTTAGCGAAGATGATTTAAATCACTTTGGATTAGAGGGAAAAGACTTTTTTATCGAAGCACCAATTAACATTGAAAAAAACTATGCAGAGTTAATGACCATTCTTGAAGGTTTAACAAATCAAACTTATCGTGATTTAACAATTGGTTTAATTAAGAAATATGAAAAAGAGTTTTTAACTTATCCAGCTGCAATGTCAATTCATCATAATGTTAAAGGTGGATTATTTTGACATAGTTTCACTTTAGTTAAAAATGCTTTAGCTTTAAAACCAAGTTATGCGTATGCTTCAATTGATTGAGAATTATTAATCTGTGGAGCAATTTTACATGATATAGGTAAAGTAATTGAAATTATTGATCCAACGGGAACAGATTATAGTTTACAAGGAAAAGTAATTGGACATATTAGTATTGGTAATACTGAACTAAATAAAATAGCTGAAGAATTAAAAATATATAAAGATGAGCAAGGTAATATTAATGAATCATTAACTTTGCTGCAACATATGATTATTGCTAGTCATGGTAAAAAAGAATATGGTTCACCAACTGAACCAGTTATTATTGAAGCAATCATGTTGTCAATGTTTGATGATCTAGATGCTAAAGTATTTAAAATAAATGATGAATTAAATAAAGTTGAGCATAAGACATGAACGCCAAGAATTATTAGCGTTGATGGTAAAATGTTTTATAAACATAAAAAGTAA
- a CDS encoding HIT family protein, which yields MNDCLFCKIIKQEIPSYKIFENDYIYAFLDINPVSDGHTLVIPKVHAENLSTTPDLYLSEVNKAKKIVAQILQEKIEGIKGFNYISNQEAIAKQVVFHYHEHILPKFKEDEGFLHDKNVNLKYASLEDVFNEITK from the coding sequence ATGAATGATTGTTTATTTTGTAAAATAATAAAGCAAGAAATTCCTTCGTATAAAATTTTTGAGAATGATTATATTTACGCATTTTTAGATATTAATCCTGTAAGTGATGGGCATACATTAGTTATTCCAAAAGTGCATGCTGAAAATTTATCAACAACGCCTGATTTATATTTATCTGAAGTAAACAAAGCCAAAAAAATTGTTGCTCAAATACTTCAAGAAAAAATAGAAGGTATCAAAGGTTTTAACTATATTTCTAATCAAGAAGCTATTGCTAAACAAGTGGTATTCCACTATCACGAGCATATTTTACCTAAATTTAAAGAAGATGAAGGTTTCTTACATGATAAGAACGTGAATCTTAAATATGCAAGTTTAGAAGATGTTTTTAATGAAATAACTAAATAA
- a CDS encoding lipoprotein, translated as MKKLLAILAAVGLTATTSSVVISCTTTVDRFGKLNFSDKEIYKTFILKMKDSGFISVSQAEKFLKISDTEIIADVLKILDKKIAEEEYKATNKNITSTLKLKEKESTENITSNLLNDLATNKFFSEYTAKIISNSEGLVDDAQYSNNHSLNPFNLFKDDEKIRYSIYYKNENASDNSLTRWQIPGEFGEQEWNTPSIDTLNKTNNFYIIGSTNKVKINDLPKTKKVLNKDTHIDQVNEPFLVAKSESENGFSGNEIMKYRFQSYINAKIIPDLYTQLISLAYLDSNLYSTNLTTTNYTRSFARLNTSNKLVSSVQNSLTSETKSSNVKLIWSFKAKVSTDATSWVKTYKETLGDPNSSGNIILDADSINTLKENFSSNHESSVENPKLENVNKLGADPFLGLAGYNGIAKNNETGIEAISGSLSISTDAQTAAKSIDRPTILTGPKDQGFAVGENGESEIVLVLPIYLNDIYDNSNVTLNPINGQITLSIPSNTWVPLGDKYNPLVDDMKSFSNEKNVDIIKDKSGNLYVKATGDTGSFTLGNASTIKVNVENNADTMLGIHETINKEDSAFTSGFDTEQQAKVQDTDKILYSVLWARNGDPKSIYQLSEAWSNSVQSSSDIKKLNATNKQLLISEIENGLVAGDTDYTTEAKEELYTKYIMDGDNVLFQGLYDEIAKYIKDEDGNKSD; from the coding sequence ATGAAAAAATTATTAGCTATATTAGCAGCAGTTGGACTGACTGCTACAACTTCTTCAGTTGTAATTTCATGTACAACAACAGTTGATAGATTTGGTAAATTAAATTTTAGTGATAAAGAAATATACAAAACTTTCATTTTAAAGATGAAAGACAGTGGTTTTATAAGTGTTTCACAAGCAGAAAAGTTTTTAAAAATTTCTGATACTGAAATCATTGCTGATGTATTAAAAATATTAGATAAAAAAATTGCAGAAGAAGAATATAAAGCAACTAACAAAAATATTACTTCTACTTTAAAACTAAAAGAAAAAGAGTCAACTGAGAATATTACTTCTAATTTATTAAATGATTTAGCAACTAACAAATTTTTTAGTGAGTACACTGCTAAAATCATTAGCAATAGTGAGGGATTAGTAGATGATGCACAATATTCAAATAATCACTCATTAAATCCTTTTAATTTATTTAAAGATGATGAAAAGATTAGATATTCTATATACTATAAGAACGAGAACGCTAGTGATAATAGTTTAACTAGATGACAGATTCCAGGGGAATTTGGCGAACAAGAATGAAATACACCTAGTATAGATACTTTAAATAAAACTAATAATTTCTATATTATTGGATCAACTAATAAGGTAAAAATAAATGATTTACCAAAAACAAAAAAAGTTTTAAATAAAGATACTCATATTGATCAGGTAAATGAACCATTTTTAGTTGCTAAATCTGAAAGTGAAAATGGTTTTAGCGGAAATGAAATTATGAAATATCGTTTTCAAAGTTATATAAATGCAAAAATAATTCCAGACCTATATACTCAATTAATTAGCTTGGCATATTTAGACAGTAATTTATATTCAACTAATTTAACAACTACAAACTATACAAGATCTTTTGCTAGATTAAATACATCAAACAAATTAGTTTCTTCTGTTCAAAATTCATTAACTTCTGAAACTAAAAGTTCAAATGTTAAATTAATTTGATCTTTCAAAGCAAAAGTTTCAACTGATGCAACTTCATGAGTTAAAACTTATAAAGAAACATTAGGTGATCCAAATAGCAGTGGAAATATTATTTTGGACGCTGATAGCATAAACACTTTAAAAGAAAACTTTAGTTCAAATCATGAATCATCAGTTGAAAATCCTAAACTAGAAAATGTTAACAAATTAGGGGCCGATCCTTTTTTAGGACTAGCTGGATATAATGGTATTGCAAAAAATAATGAAACTGGTATTGAAGCAATAAGCGGTTCATTGAGCATTTCAACTGATGCTCAAACAGCAGCCAAATCAATAGACAGACCAACAATACTAACTGGGCCAAAAGATCAAGGTTTTGCAGTAGGTGAAAACGGTGAAAGTGAAATTGTTTTAGTTTTACCTATATATTTGAATGATATTTATGATAACTCAAATGTAACTTTAAATCCTATTAATGGACAAATAACACTTTCTATCCCAAGTAATACTTGAGTGCCTCTTGGTGATAAATATAATCCTCTTGTAGATGATATGAAATCATTCTCAAATGAAAAAAATGTTGATATTATTAAAGATAAAAGTGGAAACCTTTACGTTAAAGCAACAGGTGACACTGGTTCATTTACTTTAGGTAATGCAAGTACAATAAAAGTTAATGTTGAAAATAACGCTGATACAATGTTAGGTATTCATGAAACAATAAATAAAGAAGATTCAGCTTTTACAAGCGGATTTGATACAGAACAACAAGCTAAGGTACAAGATACAGATAAAATTTTATATTCAGTTTTATGAGCAAGAAACGGTGATCCAAAAAGTATTTATCAATTAAGTGAAGCTTGAAGTAATTCAGTTCAATCTAGTTCTGATATTAAAAAATTAAATGCAACTAACAAACAATTATTAATTTCAGAAATTGAAAATGGGTTAGTTGCAGGAGACACAGATTACACAACAGAAGCTAAAGAAGAACTTTATACTAAATACATTATGGACGGTGATAACGTTCTATTCCAAGGTTTATACGATGAAATTGCAAAATATATTAAAGATGAAGATGGGAATAAATCAGACTAA
- a CDS encoding lipoprotein: MKKLLSLIGAFTLTASATSVLISCSNDKDDDKYGNIFINDDGDFKITTEDLLNWYNETYGRLGKDPQKFLVQFYNIFAVAIYEEANKDNNIFENINSTNNPYMNESGTEFAKSLKTQYGKESKATNTIYGRANTEMERARQEYLDNKKQGTKAWIKYLKGEFPWVTGDQTALENAWISNYILTDSTNSAYANLSKALGFGATESTWAKGYSTIEVNRTTISNLLSVFLTQNGNVLINSNTLNEKITTQATTEAQQVSIINLINALGGKNAFKSTNNLEATNPVSTDTTFKIEFIENTNDKFFTDLTWGTFLSGISAIFANTTVSTDRTISQISSSNDNIFKYSDVSSIRLEKNSIYNGFYNYNGRPSRELNKTQIVSVAPILNSPKDNQKNNILSNSQKFLVDNYFESKKPVATSEIVLDFSKINSEATPDINKEISPAQFVNNGNTQTQLINYFEGFYKFYEAYISSSSANAETSASTGLTDFETFYRGSNKDNLWKLGQSQTDTGIINFLTAKNNEKLLTLDYDTSTGTYSNIAKYSVYDFLLSNPKEDKISEKNEWNADTTNLVGEWESFNGKMAAAKGTDAEKGMNLLFNLVNDLGRHAETEGKNSKDAETEAIKPYKVLNAEDGIIAFIDTDGLHFMKIDGYNLLKSTTSKVSTEQSKSIDKDKQQSMAYDLLSKTNKEYIPYLLNPKISAVSSNNLGNSTKNTNNNSDETTNPPVTPEPETGTNNDIARQNIINNMGTEFGNDYSKIINYSISNDYERFLVNNTVAKGFLSSDDDKTNLFYNFDILADAKAATSTTENFGLLSQWMWTYLDEILGTKGDYVSLFGKFFEIEGEDVDIQAVYELIRVIEFNQEALSAAPLRSFRNENDNWNQSVEDNYEKQYKDLKTPTARSFIPKNGLKVKNSSITQSEHWKTDLSNPIKNQRLTYIISDKWFNDEVIINVLNKHEGGIK; encoded by the coding sequence ATGAAAAAACTACTATCACTAATTGGTGCTTTTACTTTAACAGCTAGTGCAACAAGTGTTTTAATTTCATGTTCAAATGATAAGGATGACGATAAATATGGAAATATATTTATTAATGATGATGGTGATTTTAAAATCACTACTGAAGATTTATTAAATTGATACAATGAAACTTATGGACGTTTAGGTAAAGATCCTCAAAAATTTTTAGTACAATTCTATAATATTTTTGCAGTTGCCATTTATGAAGAAGCAAATAAGGATAATAATATTTTTGAAAATATAAATTCTACAAATAATCCTTATATGAATGAAAGTGGAACAGAATTTGCTAAAAGTTTAAAAACACAATATGGTAAAGAGTCAAAAGCTACAAATACAATATATGGTCGTGCAAATACTGAAATGGAAAGAGCAAGACAAGAATACCTTGATAACAAAAAACAAGGTACAAAAGCTTGAATTAAGTATTTAAAAGGGGAATTTCCTTGAGTTACTGGTGATCAAACAGCATTAGAAAATGCTTGAATTTCAAATTATATTCTAACTGATTCAACTAACTCTGCTTATGCTAATCTTTCAAAGGCATTAGGTTTCGGAGCAACTGAATCAACTTGAGCAAAAGGGTATTCAACAATTGAAGTAAATAGAACAACTATTTCAAACTTATTATCAGTATTTTTAACTCAAAATGGAAATGTTTTAATCAACAGTAATACTTTAAATGAAAAAATTACTACTCAAGCAACAACTGAAGCTCAACAAGTTTCTATTATTAATTTAATTAATGCTTTAGGTGGAAAGAATGCATTTAAATCAACTAATAATTTAGAAGCAACAAATCCAGTAAGCACCGATACAACTTTTAAAATTGAATTTATTGAGAATACAAATGATAAATTTTTTACTGACTTAACTTGAGGAACTTTTTTATCAGGCATTAGTGCTATTTTTGCTAACACAACAGTTTCAACAGATAGAACTATTTCTCAAATCAGTAGTAGTAATGATAATATTTTTAAATATAGCGATGTTTCAAGTATAAGACTTGAAAAAAATAGCATATATAATGGTTTTTATAACTATAATGGTAGACCTTCTAGAGAACTTAACAAAACACAAATCGTTTCTGTGGCACCTATTTTAAATTCTCCTAAAGACAACCAAAAAAATAATATACTTTCAAACTCACAAAAATTCTTAGTTGACAACTATTTTGAAAGCAAAAAACCTGTTGCAACTTCTGAAATTGTCTTAGATTTTTCAAAAATTAACAGCGAAGCTACACCAGATATAAATAAAGAAATAAGTCCTGCTCAATTTGTTAACAATGGAAACACTCAAACTCAATTAATTAATTACTTTGAAGGTTTTTACAAATTTTATGAGGCCTATATTTCTTCATCATCTGCAAATGCTGAAACAAGTGCTTCAACTGGACTAACAGATTTTGAAACATTTTATAGAGGTTCAAATAAAGATAATTTATGAAAATTAGGTCAAAGCCAGACTGATACAGGAATCATTAATTTCTTAACAGCTAAAAATAATGAAAAATTATTAACTTTAGACTATGACACATCAACAGGAACATATTCAAACATAGCTAAATACTCTGTTTATGATTTCTTATTATCAAATCCAAAAGAAGATAAAATTTCTGAAAAAAATGAATGAAATGCTGATACAACTAATTTGGTAGGTGAATGAGAAAGCTTTAACGGTAAAATGGCCGCTGCTAAGGGCACTGATGCAGAAAAAGGTATGAACTTATTATTTAACCTTGTAAATGATTTAGGTAGACATGCTGAAACTGAAGGAAAAAACTCAAAAGATGCTGAAACAGAAGCAATTAAACCTTATAAAGTATTAAATGCTGAAGATGGAATTATTGCATTTATTGATACTGATGGATTGCATTTTATGAAAATTGATGGTTACAACTTATTAAAAAGTACTACATCTAAAGTCTCAACAGAACAAAGTAAATCTATTGATAAAGATAAACAACAATCAATGGCTTATGATCTTCTATCAAAAACAAATAAAGAATACATTCCATACTTATTAAATCCAAAAATAAGTGCAGTAAGTTCAAATAATTTAGGTAATAGCACAAAAAATACAAATAATAATAGTGATGAAACAACAAATCCTCCTGTTACACCTGAACCAGAAACTGGTACTAATAATGATATTGCTAGACAAAATATTATTAATAATATGGGTACCGAATTTGGTAATGATTACAGTAAGATAATTAATTATTCAATTTCAAATGACTATGAAAGATTTTTAGTTAACAATACTGTTGCTAAAGGATTTTTATCAAGCGATGATGATAAAACAAATTTATTTTATAATTTTGACATTTTAGCAGATGCAAAAGCAGCTACTTCAACAACAGAAAATTTTGGATTGCTAAGTCAATGAATGTGAACCTACTTAGATGAAATATTAGGTACAAAAGGTGACTACGTTAGCTTATTTGGGAAATTCTTTGAAATTGAAGGAGAAGATGTAGACATACAAGCAGTTTATGAATTAATTAGGGTTATTGAATTTAATCAAGAAGCTCTTAGTGCAGCTCCTTTAAGAAGTTTTAGAAATGAAAATGATAATTGAAATCAAAGCGTAGAAGATAACTATGAAAAACAATACAAAGATTTAAAAACACCTACTGCAAGATCATTTATTCCTAAAAATGGTTTAAAAGTAAAAAATTCTTCAATTACACAAAGTGAACACTGAAAAACTGATTTATCAAACCCAATAAAAAACCAAAGATTAACATATATTATTTCAGACAAATGATTTAATGATGAGGTTATTATCAATGTTTTAAATAAGCATGAAGGAGGAATTAAATAA